In the Harmonia axyridis chromosome 3, icHarAxyr1.1, whole genome shotgun sequence genome, one interval contains:
- the LOC123676956 gene encoding endothelin-converting enzyme homolog isoform X2, with protein MTRYTNADFTDDDSVNSVQLTGKFGISTTATHIRYHAGKSLWKQRSKLEKALLALSATLIFVIFVLACVVHTLEHRMLSAKNFHVELAEKAPCLTKDCIKISNDILQAMDTSVDPCDDFYSYSCNGWIQNNPIPDGKPQWGTFSKLDQQNQEIIKRILEKPISQMKSKAEQKAKMYYESCLDVNDTVETLGPKPMIDLLRKLGGWNISDSGFDPKKWSFQNTVQTVLNKYNIGAFFSYSVGEDDKNSSRHVLQIDQSGLTLPSRENYLNKTEHAKVLEAYLDYMTKVGILLGGEPNSTKQQMSDIIEFETKLANITTPGELRRDEESLYHQFTIAGLQERAGFIDWRKFFEHAMKVVNKKITSKQHVVVYAPEYLGNLTNLIKEYNRTAEGKIVLNNYLIWQTVKSFTGCLSKAFRDAYKGLKKALIGTEGGEEPQWRYCIQDTNNVLGFAIGAIFVREVFHQESKTQAQEMINNVRNAFTRNFKNLDWMDEETRKAAESKADDISDMIGYPDFIKDITQLDKKYEYLLVRKDAYFDNTLSINYYNLVKNLEKIDEPVNKTAWSMSPSTVNAYYTPTKNQMVLPAGILQNPFYNPKHPASLNYGGIGVVMGHELTHGFDDQGREFDKEGNLNHWWKNETIKKFKDRTKCFVGQYNKFKVNAKSVNGNRTLGENIADNGGLKAAYNAYLEYMKNQPEPLNYPGLNLNHKQLFFVAFAQIWCSAVTNETSTLQIEKDPHSPARYRVIGALSNLKEFGEEFNCKEGTRMNPKNKCEIW; from the exons ATGACTAGATATACTAATGCCGACTTTACGGATGATGACAGTGTCAATAGTGTGCAACTGACAGGAAAGTTTG GAATTAGCACCACTGCTACTCACATTCGGTACCATGCTGGAAAAAGCTTGTGGAAACAGAGATCGAAACTGGAAAAAGCATTGTTGGCTCTCTCAGCAACCCTCATCTTTGTGATATTCGTTTTAGCCTGTGTGGTTCATACTTTAGAACATAGGATGTTGAGCGCTAAG aattttcatGTGGAGTTGGCTGAGAAAGCACCTTGCTTAACTAAAGATTGCATCAAGATATCTAATGACATATTACAAGCTATGGATACGTCAGTAGATCCATGTGACGACTTCTACTCTTATTCTTGTAATGGATGGATACAAAATAATCCAATACCAGATGGCAAACCTCAGTGGGGAACTTTCTCTAAACTAGATCAACAGaatcaggaaataataaaaagaatctTAG AGAAACCAATAAGTCAAATGAAATCAAAGGCAGAACAAAAAGCCAAGATGTATTATGAATCTTGTTTGGACGTCAATGATACTGTGGAAACACTTGGCCCGAAGCCGATGATAGATTTGTTGAGGAAATTAGGAGGTTGGAACATAAGTGACAGCGGTTTTGACCCGAAAAAATGGTCTTTTCAAAATACTGTGCAGACAGTCTTGAACAAATATAACATCGGAGCCTTCTTTTCTTACTCTGTTGGTGAAGACGATAAGAACTCCTCGAGACATGTGCTTCAGATTGATCAGAGTGGCTTGACCTTACCTTCTAGAGAGAATTATCTGAACAAAACAGAGCATGCTAAAGTGCTtgaggcttacttggattacaTGACTAAG GTTGGTATTCTTTTGGGAGGAGAACCAAATTCTACGAAACAACAAATGTCAGATATCATTGAGTTTGAGACTAAACTCGCCAATATAACAACACCAGGTGAGCTCAGAAGGGACGAAGAGTCATTATATCATCAATTCACCATAGCAGGTTTACAAGAGAGAGCTGGATTT ATAGATTGGAGGAAATTTTTCGAGCACGCAATGAAGGtggtaaataaaaaaataactagCAAACAACATGTCGTAGTTTATGCTCCAGAGTATTTGGGTAATTTGACCAACCTCATAAAGGAATATAATAGAACAGCCGAGGGAAAAAT AGTCCTTAACAACTATCTTATATGGCAAACAGTAAAGTCTTTCACTGGATGTTTGTCAAAGGCTTTCAGGGATGCTTACAAAGGCCTCAAAAAGGCTTTGATTGGTACAGAAGGCGGTGAGGAACCTCAATGGAGGTATTGCATACAGGACACTAACAACGTTCTAG GATTTGCCATTGGTGCCATTTTTGTGAGAGAAGTTTTCCACCAAGAATCTAAAACGCAGGCTCAAGAGATGATCAACAATGTTAGGAATGCATTCActagaaatttcaagaatttggaTTGGATGGACGAAGAGACAAGAAAAGCGGCGGAGAGTAAGGCCGATGATATCTCCGACATGATTG GATACCCGGATTTCATCAAGGACATCACACAACTCGATAAGAAATATGAATACCTATTAGTCAGAAAAGACGCTTACTTCGACAACACCCTCAGCATCAACTACTACAACCTGGTGAAGAATCTGGAGAAGATCGACGAGCCTGTGAACAAAACTGCTTGGA GCATGTCACCGTCTACCGTCAACGCCTATTACACCCCGACTAAGAACCAGATGGTCCTGCCGGCAGGAATTCTTCAAAATCCCTTCTATAATCCAAAGCATCCAGCATCCCTAAATTATGGAGGTATTGGTGTGGTTATGGGGCACGAATTGACACACGGTTTCGATGATCAAGGTAGAGAGTTTGACAAAGAGGGCAATCTGAACCATTGGTGGAAGAATGAAACCATAAAGAAGTTCAAGGACAGGACTAAATGTTTTGTTGGACAGTATA ACAAATTCAAAGTCAACGCCAAATCAGTAAATGGAAACCGCACCCTTGGCGAAAACATAGCAGATAACGGTGGTCTCAAAGCTGCCTACAACGCTTACTTAGAATATATGAAGAACCAGCCAGAGCCTCTCAATTACCCCGGCCTCAACCTAAACCACAAACAGCTGTTCTTCGTGGCCTTCGCCCAGATCTGGTGCTCAGCTGTGACCAACGAGACCAGCACTCTCCAGATAGAGAAAGATCCCCACAGTCCAGCGAGGTACCGCGTTATTGGCGCCCTCTCTAACCTCAAGGAGTTCGGGGAAGAGTTCAACTGTAAAGAGGGCACCAGGATGAACCCCAAAAACAAGTGCGAAATTTGGTAG
- the LOC123676956 gene encoding endothelin-converting enzyme homolog isoform X1: MSVKMTRYTNADFTDDDSVNSVQLTGKFGISTTATHIRYHAGKSLWKQRSKLEKALLALSATLIFVIFVLACVVHTLEHRMLSAKNFHVELAEKAPCLTKDCIKISNDILQAMDTSVDPCDDFYSYSCNGWIQNNPIPDGKPQWGTFSKLDQQNQEIIKRILEKPISQMKSKAEQKAKMYYESCLDVNDTVETLGPKPMIDLLRKLGGWNISDSGFDPKKWSFQNTVQTVLNKYNIGAFFSYSVGEDDKNSSRHVLQIDQSGLTLPSRENYLNKTEHAKVLEAYLDYMTKVGILLGGEPNSTKQQMSDIIEFETKLANITTPGELRRDEESLYHQFTIAGLQERAGFIDWRKFFEHAMKVVNKKITSKQHVVVYAPEYLGNLTNLIKEYNRTAEGKIVLNNYLIWQTVKSFTGCLSKAFRDAYKGLKKALIGTEGGEEPQWRYCIQDTNNVLGFAIGAIFVREVFHQESKTQAQEMINNVRNAFTRNFKNLDWMDEETRKAAESKADDISDMIGYPDFIKDITQLDKKYEYLLVRKDAYFDNTLSINYYNLVKNLEKIDEPVNKTAWSMSPSTVNAYYTPTKNQMVLPAGILQNPFYNPKHPASLNYGGIGVVMGHELTHGFDDQGREFDKEGNLNHWWKNETIKKFKDRTKCFVGQYNKFKVNAKSVNGNRTLGENIADNGGLKAAYNAYLEYMKNQPEPLNYPGLNLNHKQLFFVAFAQIWCSAVTNETSTLQIEKDPHSPARYRVIGALSNLKEFGEEFNCKEGTRMNPKNKCEIW; the protein is encoded by the exons ATGACTAGATATACTAATGCCGACTTTACGGATGATGACAGTGTCAATAGTGTGCAACTGACAGGAAAGTTTG GAATTAGCACCACTGCTACTCACATTCGGTACCATGCTGGAAAAAGCTTGTGGAAACAGAGATCGAAACTGGAAAAAGCATTGTTGGCTCTCTCAGCAACCCTCATCTTTGTGATATTCGTTTTAGCCTGTGTGGTTCATACTTTAGAACATAGGATGTTGAGCGCTAAG aattttcatGTGGAGTTGGCTGAGAAAGCACCTTGCTTAACTAAAGATTGCATCAAGATATCTAATGACATATTACAAGCTATGGATACGTCAGTAGATCCATGTGACGACTTCTACTCTTATTCTTGTAATGGATGGATACAAAATAATCCAATACCAGATGGCAAACCTCAGTGGGGAACTTTCTCTAAACTAGATCAACAGaatcaggaaataataaaaagaatctTAG AGAAACCAATAAGTCAAATGAAATCAAAGGCAGAACAAAAAGCCAAGATGTATTATGAATCTTGTTTGGACGTCAATGATACTGTGGAAACACTTGGCCCGAAGCCGATGATAGATTTGTTGAGGAAATTAGGAGGTTGGAACATAAGTGACAGCGGTTTTGACCCGAAAAAATGGTCTTTTCAAAATACTGTGCAGACAGTCTTGAACAAATATAACATCGGAGCCTTCTTTTCTTACTCTGTTGGTGAAGACGATAAGAACTCCTCGAGACATGTGCTTCAGATTGATCAGAGTGGCTTGACCTTACCTTCTAGAGAGAATTATCTGAACAAAACAGAGCATGCTAAAGTGCTtgaggcttacttggattacaTGACTAAG GTTGGTATTCTTTTGGGAGGAGAACCAAATTCTACGAAACAACAAATGTCAGATATCATTGAGTTTGAGACTAAACTCGCCAATATAACAACACCAGGTGAGCTCAGAAGGGACGAAGAGTCATTATATCATCAATTCACCATAGCAGGTTTACAAGAGAGAGCTGGATTT ATAGATTGGAGGAAATTTTTCGAGCACGCAATGAAGGtggtaaataaaaaaataactagCAAACAACATGTCGTAGTTTATGCTCCAGAGTATTTGGGTAATTTGACCAACCTCATAAAGGAATATAATAGAACAGCCGAGGGAAAAAT AGTCCTTAACAACTATCTTATATGGCAAACAGTAAAGTCTTTCACTGGATGTTTGTCAAAGGCTTTCAGGGATGCTTACAAAGGCCTCAAAAAGGCTTTGATTGGTACAGAAGGCGGTGAGGAACCTCAATGGAGGTATTGCATACAGGACACTAACAACGTTCTAG GATTTGCCATTGGTGCCATTTTTGTGAGAGAAGTTTTCCACCAAGAATCTAAAACGCAGGCTCAAGAGATGATCAACAATGTTAGGAATGCATTCActagaaatttcaagaatttggaTTGGATGGACGAAGAGACAAGAAAAGCGGCGGAGAGTAAGGCCGATGATATCTCCGACATGATTG GATACCCGGATTTCATCAAGGACATCACACAACTCGATAAGAAATATGAATACCTATTAGTCAGAAAAGACGCTTACTTCGACAACACCCTCAGCATCAACTACTACAACCTGGTGAAGAATCTGGAGAAGATCGACGAGCCTGTGAACAAAACTGCTTGGA GCATGTCACCGTCTACCGTCAACGCCTATTACACCCCGACTAAGAACCAGATGGTCCTGCCGGCAGGAATTCTTCAAAATCCCTTCTATAATCCAAAGCATCCAGCATCCCTAAATTATGGAGGTATTGGTGTGGTTATGGGGCACGAATTGACACACGGTTTCGATGATCAAGGTAGAGAGTTTGACAAAGAGGGCAATCTGAACCATTGGTGGAAGAATGAAACCATAAAGAAGTTCAAGGACAGGACTAAATGTTTTGTTGGACAGTATA ACAAATTCAAAGTCAACGCCAAATCAGTAAATGGAAACCGCACCCTTGGCGAAAACATAGCAGATAACGGTGGTCTCAAAGCTGCCTACAACGCTTACTTAGAATATATGAAGAACCAGCCAGAGCCTCTCAATTACCCCGGCCTCAACCTAAACCACAAACAGCTGTTCTTCGTGGCCTTCGCCCAGATCTGGTGCTCAGCTGTGACCAACGAGACCAGCACTCTCCAGATAGAGAAAGATCCCCACAGTCCAGCGAGGTACCGCGTTATTGGCGCCCTCTCTAACCTCAAGGAGTTCGGGGAAGAGTTCAACTGTAAAGAGGGCACCAGGATGAACCCCAAAAACAAGTGCGAAATTTGGTAG